Proteins encoded within one genomic window of Desulfonatronovibrio hydrogenovorans DSM 9292:
- the rpsL gene encoding 30S ribosomal protein S12 gives MPTINQLVRKSRDQVIKSKKRAALQECPQKRGVCVRVYTTTPKKPNSALRKVARVRLTNGIEVTSYIPGEGHNLQEHSVVMIQGGRVKDLPGVRYRIIRGTLDTSGVQDRRKSRSKYGAKRPK, from the coding sequence ATGCCGACCATAAATCAGCTGGTCAGGAAATCCCGGGACCAAGTAATTAAGAGTAAGAAAAGGGCTGCCCTTCAGGAGTGCCCTCAGAAAAGAGGCGTATGCGTCAGGGTTTACACCACCACACCCAAAAAGCCCAACTCAGCTTTGCGCAAAGTAGCCAGGGTCAGGCTGACCAACGGCATAGAAGTCACCTCATACATACCCGGAGAAGGGCACAACCTTCAGGAGCATTCTGTGGTCATGATCCAGGGTGGCCGTGTCAAGGACCTTCCCGGTGTCCGGTACAGGATTATCAGGGGTACCCTGGATACTTCCGGAGTCCAGGATCGGCGTAAGAGCAGATCCAAATATGGCGCCAAGAGACCGAAATAA
- the rpsG gene encoding 30S ribosomal protein S7: MPRKGPIPKRMVLPDPAYGSRVLTKFVNRLMVDGKKSIAEKLLYKAIEELGQKTGEEPIKAFHQVIDNVKPQMEVKSRRVGGATYQVPMEVRPDRQEALAIRWLVTYSRSRGEQGMEKKLAAELLDAFNGRGGAIKKKEDTHRMAEANKAFAHYRW; encoded by the coding sequence ATGCCACGCAAGGGTCCAATCCCCAAAAGAATGGTTCTTCCTGATCCAGCCTATGGAAGCCGCGTTCTGACCAAATTCGTCAACAGGCTTATGGTGGACGGTAAGAAGAGCATTGCGGAAAAACTTCTGTACAAGGCCATAGAAGAGCTGGGCCAGAAGACCGGTGAGGAGCCCATTAAGGCGTTTCATCAGGTTATTGATAATGTCAAGCCTCAGATGGAGGTTAAGTCCAGAAGAGTAGGGGGTGCAACCTATCAGGTCCCCATGGAGGTTCGTCCGGATCGACAGGAGGCCCTGGCCATTCGCTGGCTGGTTACTTACTCCAGGTCCCGGGGAGAGCAGGGTATGGAAAAAAAGCTGGCTGCTGAACTGCTTGATGCATTCAATGGCCGGGGTGGAGCCATTAAAAAGAAAGAGGATACGCACCGTATGGCTGAGGCCAACAAGGCCTTTGCTCACTACAGGTGGTAG